In the genome of Bradysia coprophila strain Holo2 unplaced genomic scaffold, BU_Bcop_v1 contig_232, whole genome shotgun sequence, one region contains:
- the LOC119076250 gene encoding exosome RNA helicase MTR4: MDDLFGEFDVQEDAKVTNQPVISSVPTVEKRALENEDDVSFSAKKTKMESILDDINLEDVESRIMVHVIESPDACTHEVAVYPGQEYIPLKPATAPPAKEYPFVLDSFQKEAILCIENNQSVLVSAHTSAGKTVVAEYAVARSLTSKQRVIYTTPIKALSNQKYREFSEEFKDVGLVTGDATINPTASCLIMTTEILRNMLYRGSEIMREVGWVVFDEIHYMRDKERGVVWEETLILLPDNVHYVFLSATIPNARQFCEWVCFIHKQPCHVVYTDYRPTPLQHYIFPAGGDGIHLVVDEKGNFKEDNFNTAMNVLLSAGDAAKGDQRGRKGGMSQNASQTNIFKIVKMVMEKNFAPVIIFSFSKKECEAYAMQMAKLDFNTLDEKKLVDEVFNNAMEVLSEEDRQLPQVENVLPLLRRGIGIHHGGLLPILKETIEILFGEGLIKALFATETFAMGLNMPARTVLFTSPRKFDGKETRWITSGEYIQMSGRAGRRGLDDKGIVILMIDEKVSKAVGKDIVQGKPDPINSAFHLTYNMVLNLLRVEEINPEYMLERSFFQFQNQSSIPILYKETQEKQKEFDEIHIPNEENIASYYQIREQLDNLGKQFRTFITTPTYLVPFLQPGRLIKIQNTNNEEFDWGMVVNFKKQSVPTGKNPLEAESSVSIDVLLHLDEDSFEKSVSKPCLPNKKGVVEVVPVVHTFISKISSLRILCPADLRPKDSRRRVLGIIAEVKKRFENEKLPLLNPITDMNIKDAGFKNIVDLIDQFEKKLFSHPLHESPQLDGLYSEYCQKLQVENELKMRKDSLRKAKSLLQMDELKYRKRVLRRLGYCTSTDVIEFKGRVACELSSGDELLITEMIFNGVFNNLSSAQCVSLLSCFVCTEKSSEAPASAEELSGPLRQMQDLARRIAKVSVECKLTVDEEQYVEKFKPFMMDVCLAWCKGSSFSNICKMTDIYEGSIIRCMRLLEELLRQMCQAAKTIGNTDLENKFSEGIRLLKRDIVFAASLYL, translated from the exons ATGGATGATCTGTTCGGAGAATTTGACGTCCAAGAGGATGCGAAAGTGACCAATCAACCCGTCATTTCGTCAGT GCCGACGGTGGAAAAGCGTGCACTGGAAAATGAAGACGATGTGTCATTTTCGGCCAAGAAAACCAAAATGGAATcaattttggacgatattaa CCTGGAAGATGTAGAGTCTCGAATAATGGTTCATGTCATTGAGAGTCCGGATGCGTGCACACATGAAGTCGCTGTTTATCCCG GCCAGGAATACATCCCTCTGAAACCGGCAACAGCACCACCAGCCAAAGAATATCCGTTCGTTCTGGATTCATTTCAGAAAGAAGCAATCCTTTGCATCGAAAACAATCAGTCTGTGCTGGTGTCG GCACATACATCAGCCGGCAAAACTGTGGTTGCTGAATATGCTGTGGCTCGTTCACTGACTAGCAAACAGCGTGTTATCTACACTACACCCATCAAAGCCCTGTCCAATCAAAAATATCGTGAATTTAGCGAAGAGTTTAAAGATGTTGGTCTAGTGACGGGCGATGCTACTATCAATCCAACCGCATCATGTTTGATTATGACAACTGAAATTCTACGAAACATGCTCTATCGGGGTTCGGAAATAATGCGAGAAGTCGGCTGGGTCGTTTTCGACGAAATTCACTACATGCGTGACAAGGAGCGTGGTGTCGTATGGGAAGAAACATTGATCCTTCTACCAGACAACGTTCACTATGTGTTCCTGTCTGCAACAATTCCGAACGCTCGTCAATTCTGCGAATGGGTTTGTTTTATACACAAACAGCCGTGTCATGTTGTCTACACAGACTATCGTCCGACACCGTTGCAACACTACATATTCCCTGCCGGAGGTGACGGGATACATTTGGTGGTCGATGAAAAGGGGAATTTCAAGGAAGATAATTTTAATACGGCCATGAACGTGCTGCTGAGTGCTGGCGACGCAGCCAAAGGCGATCAAAGGGGTCGAAAAGGTGGCATGAGCCAAAATGCCAGtcaaacgaatattttcaaaattgtcaAGATGGTCATGGAGAAGAATTTCGCGCCGGTCATCATATTCTCGTTCAGCAAAAAGGAATGCGAAGCATACGCAATGCAAATGGCCAAATTGGATTTCAACACGCTAGATGAGAAAAAGCTAGTGGACGAAGTGTTTAACAATGCCATGGAAGTCTTATCGGAGGAAGATAGACAGCTGCCGCAAGTGGAAAACGTTTTGCCTCTACTGAGACGAGGCATTGGAATCCATCACGGTGGACTGTTGCCAATTTTGAAGGAGACTATTGAGATTCTGTTCGGTGAAGGATTAATCAAAGCTCTCTTTGCAACCGAAACATTTGCCATGGGTCTGAACATGCCGGCAAGAACGGTGTTATTCACAAGTCCCCGCAAATTCGATGGAAAAGAAACACGATGGATTACTTCCGGCGAATATATTCAAATGTCTGGTCGAGCGGGTCGACGTGGTCTCGACGACAAGGGTATCGTAATTCTGATGATCGATGAAAAAGTGTCGAAAGCGGTCGGAAAAGACATAGTACAAGGAAAACCGGATCCAATTAATTCTGCTTTCCATTTGACATACAACATGGTCCTCAATCTACTACGCGTTGAAGAAATCAATCCCGAGTACATGCTGGAACGGTCATTcttccaatttcaaaatcagtCCTCCATACCAATACTGTATAAGGAAACGCAGGAGAAGCAAAAggaattcgacgaaattcaCATACCAAATGAGGAGAACATTGCGTCGTATTATCAGATCCGCGAACAACTAGACAATTTGGGCAAACAATTTCGAACGTTCATTACGACCCCAACCTATTTGGTTCCATTCCTACAGCCCGGCCGATTGATTAAAATCCAGAACACTAACAACGAAGAGTTCGATTGGGGCATGGTGGTTAATTTCAAAAAGCAATCCGTTCCGACGGGTAAGAATCCGCTAGAAGCAGAATCAAGTGTCAGCATCGACGTGCTGCTACATTTGGATGAAGACAGTTTCGAGAAATCAGTTTCGAAGCCATGTTTACCGAACAAAAAGGGTGTCGTTGAAGTGGTTCCAGTGGTTCATACATTCATATCGAAAATTTCTTCTCTACGGATATTGTGCCCGGCTGATCTGCGACCAAAAGACAGTCGACGACGCGTTCTGGGTATCATAGCTGAAgtaaaaaaacgtttcgaaaatgaaaaactgcCATTGCTGAACCCCATCACCGATATGAACATTAAGGATGCAGGATTCAAAAACATTGTTGATCTGATCGATCAATTCGAGAAGAAATTGTTCTCGCATCCATTGCACGAGTCACCGCAGCTAGACGGGCTGTACTCTGAATACTGTCAAAAGTTGCAGGTGGAAAATGAGTTAAAAATGCGAAAAGATTCGCTGCGTAAGGCGAAAAGTTTGCTGCAAATGGACGAATTGAAATATCGGAAACGAGTTCTGCGACGATTGGGATATTGTACATCAACCGATGTAATTGAGTTCAAGGGTCGTGTGGCTTGTGAATTGAGCTCGGGCGATGAACTCCTAATCACCGAAATGATCTTCAACGGCGTATTCAATAATTTGTCGTCTGCACAGTGTGTATCGCTACTCTCATGTTTCGTATGCACCGAAAAGAGTTCAGAAGCTCCAGCATCAGCTGAAGAACTTTCCG GTCCACTGCGTCAAATGCAAGACTTAGCTCGCAGAATAGCCAAAGTGTCAGTCGAATGTAAATTAACCGTTGACGAGGAGCAATACGTGGAGAAATTCAAACCATTCATGATGGACGTGTGCCTAGCTTGGTGTAAGGGTTCATCATTTTCGAATATTTGCAAAATGACAGACATCTACGAAGGTTCGATCATTCGCTGCATGCGACTGTTGGAAGAGCTTCTACGGCAAATGTGTCAGGCGGCAAAGACGATCGGAAACACagatttggaaaataaattttccgaagGCATTCGGCTACTGAAGAGAGACATAGTTTTTGCAGCAAGTTTGTATTTGTAG